The genomic stretch AATCAGGAGAAATATCATGGCTGAAAATAAAACGAAAAAGGTATTGATCACCGATACCATCTTGCGCGACGCGCATCAATCGCAGGCGGCGACCCGTATGAGGATCGACGAAATGATCCCCGTGCTGTCGCAACTGGACGATATCGGATATTATTCTTTGGAGGCGTGGGGCGGCGCCACCTTCGACAGTTGCCTCCGCTTTTTGAACGAGGATCCGTGGGAAAGATTGAGAACGCTGAAAAAGTATCTCAAAAAAACGCCCATTCAAATGCTTCTGAGAGGTCAGAACCTTTTGGGCTACCGTCATTATTCTGACGACGTCGTTGAAAAATTCGTCGCTAAATCCATCGAAAACGGCGTCAGCGTCGTCCGCGTGTTCGACGCGCTGAACGATCCTCGAAATCTGGAAACTTCCATGAAGGCGATCAAAAAATACGGCGGCATCTGCGAGGCGGCGATTTGCTATACGACCAGCCCCGTGCATACCACCGCTTACTTTGTAAAACTCGCCAAACAATTGGAAGACATGGGCGCGGACAATATCTGTATCAAGGATATGGCGAACCTTTTGCTTCCTTATACGGCGTTTGATCTCGTTACCAAACTTAAAAAGGAACTGAAACCCGAAACCAAGATTCACCTGCATACGCATAATACGGCGGGTACGGGCGATATGATCAACTTGAAAGCCGTAGAGGCGGGCTGCGACATCGTGGACACCGCGCTCTCTCCTTTGGGGAACGGAACCTCCCAGCCCGCGACGGAACCTTTCGTGGCGACGCTGAAAGGCACGCCGTACGATACGGGCATCGAGATCGAAAAACTCGTTCCTATCGTCAATCATTTCAAGGGCGTTGCGGAACGTCTGAAAAAAGATAAATTCCTTTCGCCGAAAGTTTTGCAGATCGATATCAACGCGCTGATTTATCAGGTGCCGGGCGGTATGCTGTCGAACCTGATCTCCCAACTCGCGCAGCAGAATAAGTCGGATAAACTTCCCGAAGTATTGGCCGAAGTACCCAACGTACGGAAAGACTGCGGCTATCCTCCGCTGGTCACGCCCAGTTCGCAGATCGTGGGTACGCAGGCGGTCTTGAATGTCGTGTGCGGCGAACGCTATAAAATGGTCACCAAAGAATTCAAGGGGATCTTGAAAGGCGAATACGGCAAACTGCCCGCCGAACCCGATCCTGCGATCGTCAAAAAGATCGTGGGTGACGAAAAGCGCATTACGTATCGTCCCGCGGACGATCTCAAACCCGAATACGACCAGTTCAAAGCGGAAATTTCCGAATATATCGAGCAGGAAGAGGATATCCTTTCCTATGCCGTGTTTGGTCAGGTCGCGATCAATTTCTTCAAATGGAGAAAAGCGCAAAAGCAGGGCGTAGACAAAAACCTCGCCGCGAATACGGACAAAGTCTATCCCGTATAATTACCATAGGCGCCTTATCGGCGAAGGCAGTCATTGCCTTCGCCGATATTCTATCAAGGATTTAATATGAAAAGAGTCATCGTTATCGGCGCGGGAGCATCGGGTCTTGTCGCGGCGTATTTCGCCGCAAAGCGGGGCAACGAAGTGATCGTGATCGAAAAAAACGAGAAATGCGGTAAAAAAATTTATATTACGGGTAAAGGGCGCTGCAATATCACGAACGATATTCTCCCCGAAGATTTCCTCTCGAACGTCGTTACAAATCCAAAATTTTTAACGGGCGCAGTGTATTCTTTTCCTCCGCAAAAGTTGATGCGGTTTTTAGAAGACGGGGGACTGCGACTGAAAACGGAACGGGGAGGCCGCGTGTTTCCGTTGTCCGATAAGGCGAGCGACGTTACGAAATGTTTGGAGAACTATTGCAAAAATGCGGGTGTTTGTTTTCATTTTAACGAGCAAGTGCAGGAAATTTGCGTTTTGCAGAGTACTATGTCAGACGTAATTACAGATAAGGCTCGCTATGCCTGCGACGCGTGCATCGTTTGTACGGGCGGATTGTCCTATCCGGGAACGGGCAGCACGGGAGACGGGTACGCTTTTGCCAAACAACTGGGACATACCGTCGTTCCCGTTACGGCCGCGCTATGCGGGATAAATTTAAAAGATACGGATACGGCGCCGTTACAGGGACTGTCGCTTAAAAACGTTTCTGTTTCAGCCAAAAGGGGCGGAAAGGAGGTCGGCTCGTTTTTCGGGGAGATGCTGTTTACGCATTTCGGGATCTCGGGACCGTGCGTATTGTCCTTATCCAGTCTGATCAACCGTTTCCCGATGTCGGAAATCGAAATTTTCATCGACCTGAAACCCGCGCTTGATGCGCAGACGCTCGATAAGAGGATCTTGCGCGATTTCGAAAAATATAAGAATAAAATGCTGATTCACGCGCTAGACGAACTTTTGCCGAAATCATTGGTGCCGGTCGTCGTCGCGAGAAGCGGGATTTTACCTTCGACACCCGTCAATACGGTTACGAAAGCGCAGAGGGGGCATTTGCTGGAAACGATCAAGCGCTTTACATTGCGCCCTTCGTCGCTGCGCGGAATACGGGAATCGATCGTGACGGCGGGCGGCGTGGACGTAAGGGAGATACACCCCAAAACGATGGAAAGCAGATTGGTCAAAGGACTGTATTTCTGCGGAGAGGTACTTGACGTAGACGCCTTTACGGGCGGTTACAATCTGCAGATCGCGTTTTCCACGGGATATGCCGCGGGAAATAACGTATAACTATAATATATAAGAAGAGGTTTTCATGAAAGCAATCCGGGGAGCAACGACGATATCGGCCGATACGCCCGCAGAGATCAAGGACGCCGTCGGCGAGTTGTTGATACAAATGCGTGAACAGAACGGTCTGACGGACGAAAATATGATCTGCATTCTGTTTTCCAACACGTCTGACATCAAGAGCGCTTATCCCGCCAAGGCGGCAAGGGAAGCCGGCTTTTATTCCTGCGCGCTTTTTTCTTCTTTGGAACCCGAAATCGAAGGGGCGCTTCCGCTGTGCATACGCGTGATGATCTTGGCGGAGATCGAAAATCCGGTGCCAGTATATCTTCGGGGAGCCGCCAACCTTCGCAAAGATCTCAAAAAATTTGCGGTGGCGCTCGACGGCCCGTCAGGCAGCGGCAAGAGCACCGTGGCGAAAATGCTCGCCCGAAAACTGAATATTTTATATCTCGACACGGGCGCCATGTATCGAGCATGCGCGCTGAAAGCGATCGGCGAAAAAGTAGAACGCTTCACCGAGGACGCGGTGGCGCCACTCATAGAAAACATATCGCTCAACATACAATATACGGACGGCGCGCAGCGGACGATCTTGGACGGGGAAGACGTATCGGAAAAGATACGCCGTCCGGAAGTTTCCATGGCGGCGTCCGCCATTTCGGCGCTGCCTTGCGTGCGAAAAAAAATGGTGGAGATGCAGAGAGAGATCGCGCGGAAAATGTCCTGCGTTCTCGACGGACGGGATATCGGAACGCACGTTCTTCCCGACGCTCCCTTCAAATTTTTCGTGACGGCGTCGAGCCGCGTCCGCGCGAAACGCCGCTACGACGAACTCAGACAAAAGGGATACGACGTCGAATACGACAATGTGTTGCAAGAGATCGAAGAACGGGACTACAACGATTCGCACCGTGCGTTTTCTCCGCTCCGACAGGCGGAGGACGCCGTCGTCGTGAATACGGACGAAATGAACGCACAGGAAGTGCTCGATTTCATCGTGCGCAAGATCCAGGAAAAAGTATAAGAGGACATTATGTATAAATTTTTGAAAGGCTTTTTAAACTTCATCGTGCAGATCATCTATCCCTATAAACTGTACGGAAAAGAAAAAATCGTAAAGGGGCAGGCGTGCGTTCTGGTCGGGAATCATTATCGGCTGTGGGATATCATTCATATGGCCTGCACGACCAAAGACCAGGTGCACTTTATCGCCAAACAGGAACTGTTCGACAAAAAGTTGATCGGTTATCTCGCCCGCAAAATCGACGCGATCCCCGTCACAAGGGAAGGCAACGACATCAAGGCGGTCATGACGGCGCTCAAATATCTGAAAAACGGCGAAAAGATATCTATTTTCCCCGAAGGGACCCGCAACCGTACAGACGCCGACCTTTTGCCCCTCAAAGGGGGCGCGGCGCTGTTCGCCATCCGCGCCAAAGCGCCCATTTATCCCGTCATGATGGACGGTAAA from Candidatus Borkfalkia ceftriaxoniphila encodes the following:
- a CDS encoding pyruvate carboxylase subunit B; translated protein: MAENKTKKVLITDTILRDAHQSQAATRMRIDEMIPVLSQLDDIGYYSLEAWGGATFDSCLRFLNEDPWERLRTLKKYLKKTPIQMLLRGQNLLGYRHYSDDVVEKFVAKSIENGVSVVRVFDALNDPRNLETSMKAIKKYGGICEAAICYTTSPVHTTAYFVKLAKQLEDMGADNICIKDMANLLLPYTAFDLVTKLKKELKPETKIHLHTHNTAGTGDMINLKAVEAGCDIVDTALSPLGNGTSQPATEPFVATLKGTPYDTGIEIEKLVPIVNHFKGVAERLKKDKFLSPKVLQIDINALIYQVPGGMLSNLISQLAQQNKSDKLPEVLAEVPNVRKDCGYPPLVTPSSQIVGTQAVLNVVCGERYKMVTKEFKGILKGEYGKLPAEPDPAIVKKIVGDEKRITYRPADDLKPEYDQFKAEISEYIEQEEDILSYAVFGQVAINFFKWRKAQKQGVDKNLAANTDKVYPV
- a CDS encoding BaiN/RdsA family NAD(P)/FAD-dependent oxidoreductase — its product is MKRVIVIGAGASGLVAAYFAAKRGNEVIVIEKNEKCGKKIYITGKGRCNITNDILPEDFLSNVVTNPKFLTGAVYSFPPQKLMRFLEDGGLRLKTERGGRVFPLSDKASDVTKCLENYCKNAGVCFHFNEQVQEICVLQSTMSDVITDKARYACDACIVCTGGLSYPGTGSTGDGYAFAKQLGHTVVPVTAALCGINLKDTDTAPLQGLSLKNVSVSAKRGGKEVGSFFGEMLFTHFGISGPCVLSLSSLINRFPMSEIEIFIDLKPALDAQTLDKRILRDFEKYKNKMLIHALDELLPKSLVPVVVARSGILPSTPVNTVTKAQRGHLLETIKRFTLRPSSLRGIRESIVTAGGVDVREIHPKTMESRLVKGLYFCGEVLDVDAFTGGYNLQIAFSTGYAAGNNV
- the cmk gene encoding (d)CMP kinase yields the protein MKAIRGATTISADTPAEIKDAVGELLIQMREQNGLTDENMICILFSNTSDIKSAYPAKAAREAGFYSCALFSSLEPEIEGALPLCIRVMILAEIENPVPVYLRGAANLRKDLKKFAVALDGPSGSGKSTVAKMLARKLNILYLDTGAMYRACALKAIGEKVERFTEDAVAPLIENISLNIQYTDGAQRTILDGEDVSEKIRRPEVSMAASAISALPCVRKKMVEMQREIARKMSCVLDGRDIGTHVLPDAPFKFFVTASSRVRAKRRYDELRQKGYDVEYDNVLQEIEERDYNDSHRAFSPLRQAEDAVVVNTDEMNAQEVLDFIVRKIQEKV
- a CDS encoding lysophospholipid acyltransferase family protein encodes the protein MYKFLKGFLNFIVQIIYPYKLYGKEKIVKGQACVLVGNHYRLWDIIHMACTTKDQVHFIAKQELFDKKLIGYLARKIDAIPVTREGNDIKAVMTALKYLKNGEKISIFPEGTRNRTDADLLPLKGGAALFAIRAKAPIYPVMMDGKTRLFRRTRIVVGDPIDLTEFYDRKMTAEDYAKAEEIIRDKMLEIIHGFQAERAAKSEKNKKKK